CCGCGGACGGGCTATTCCGCCTTGCCGATGTTATTGAAAGTAAACCCGAAGCGGCCTACATTGAATTCGGTGCCAATGACTGCTTCCAGCTCATGGACCCTCAGCAGACCAAACTGAATATCTCCAGCATGGTCGAAGCATTTCAGGAAGCGGCTATCCCGGTCCTGCTGCTCGGATTCAAACCCATGAACTTTACCCCCCAATCCTACGCCACTGAATTCAACTCCATTTTCAGGGAAGTTGCCGAAAAATTCAGCATCCCTCTTTATCCGTCCCTGGCCGAAGGGATCGGAGAATCCCCTGAATACTACCAGCCGGACGGCGTTCATCCCAACAGCGAAGGTGTGGCGGTTATGGTTGAAAACATGTTCCCGGCATTCAAATCTTTTCTGAAGTCTATCTCCAGTTGAAAACAGCTCGTTTAAAGCTGCAATCCTTATTGTTTTTTTCCCGCCAGACATGTATCTTTTCTTCTAAATAATGGAGAGAAGATGGAAGAGAATAATGCCCCGGAGTCCCCGAAAGATAAAACCGGAACAGAAGAGCGGGAGAATATAAAAAAATCTCCTGAGCGTCCTTCTGTCGCCCTGATTATCGGTTCGGAAGGCATCAAGTCCTTCTGTGCCCTGCCTTTTATCGAATACCTGCAACAGGAAAAGGTCAATCTGGATCTTGTTATCGGGGTAAGCGGAGGTGCGCTTCTGGCCGGTTTCATGGGGGCGGGCTATGACCTCAAACAGATTCAGGAAGTCTTCTCCAAAACCGTGGACCCTCGTTTTTACACTGACGTGGACTACAACTCCGTGCTGGACATTGCCAGCACCGGTATGGGCAAATTCACAGCTGAATCAGGTATCCTGAAAACAGACTGCCTGCGCCGTACCTACGAAACCCTGTTCAAAAAAACGAATATTTCCGACCTCTCCCCCAAAACCCTGATCTCCACCACCGACCTTGAAACCGGCAAACCGGTCATCCTTGAAGAAGGCAACCTAGCTCAGGCAATCTATGCCAGCAGTGCCATCTATCCGCTCATGCCTCCGGGCAATGTGGACGGTAAACGACTCATTGACGGCGCATTTTCATCACCAGTGCCGATAATGGAATGTGTGAAAAGACAGATCGACATCATCATCGCCATTTATTTTGATGATGCCTGCAACCCGGAGCCGGACAGCTTTGTATCCAGCTATTTCAACACCTCACGCATCTTCAAACGCTCCATCCTGACCAGCCAGCTTCCCCTTTCAATTGACCTGCACCATCACGAAATCATTCCGGTTTATATCAAACATCCCCGGCCCATTGAACTCTGGGAGGTTAATAAACTCACTGAAATCGTGCATGCCGGAAAAGTAGCCTTTACCAATAAAAAGTCAGATTTTAATGAAGCTGTCTCGGAATTCAAAACCAAGACGAAACAGCGCGAAGCAGAACGCCAGAAAAAAGAAGCCGAGAAAAAGCTGGCGCAGGCAAAAATCGCAGCCGAAGATAAAAAGCACGAAGAGGCTGTGGAAAAAATGAAAAACGCAGCAACAGCAAAGAAGAAAACACAGCAGCCACAAACAGCTCCACACCCAGATGCATCGAAACCGGAAAAAAAGCGAACTTTCAAAATCATCAAGTCACGCAAAGAACGCAAAGGAAGCGGGTCATGAAAATTTTAACTTCATTGCTGGTCATATTCTGCTTGATGAGTTCTCCGCTTCATGCCGATGAAATCGTGCTGGGTACAATTTTCGGACTTAAGGGCAGCCAAGCCCCCACTGCACAGGAAGCCTTGAACGGTGCGTTGCTGGCAGTCCAGAAAATTAATAATTCCAAAAGCGGAACTAAGATCAGGCTGGAAGTGGAATCCAGCGCCGGTGAAACCACTGGAATCCTGAACAGTGCGAACAAGCTGGCCCAGTCCAAGGGAATCATAGCCGCCACCGGGATCATCGACGACAACACAGCACTCACCGCAGGGCCCGCATTTCAGGCCGTACAGCTCCCCTTTTTATGTACCGGGGCACAGGCTGACGCGCTCTCCTACGCCGGGACAAATATCTTCACTCTTGCCGTACCGGATATCAGAACCGGACAATTGTTGGCGGAATTCGCATGCAACATAATGCAGATCAGTAACATCCTGCTGGTCCGTTCTGATCTTGCGGACAGCACCGCCCGACAGGCAGACAGCTTTGCCCGCCGTTTCAAGCAGAACAAAGGCAATATAATGGCTGAAATGCGCATCACCGAACCGGACCCGGATTTATCTTTCATCAGTGAAAAACTGAAAGACCTTGCCCCGCCGCCGCCAGCAAACAGCACTGTTATCAATGAAACAGTAGGAGCCAGTGACTTTGTGGACAGCGCGGTAGGTCTCACCATCCAAAAAAGAGATACAAACCCCGCCAAGCCGCAAGTGGAAGCGGTGGTAGTCTTCGCCCCGGCCCGCATCGGGGCAAAGCTGCTTGAACAGCTCAAAAATGACCGGCAGGTCTATCCTATCCTCGGTGGGACTTCATTTGACAATGTCCCCATGCAGCAGACCATGAAAGCATACCCGTCAAGAATCTACTTTGCCTCGCAAGCGGCCATGGACCGCGAAGCACCGCTGGTCCGCTCATTTGTAAACTCTTACAAATCTCTTTTCGGAAGCACGCCCGAAACAGGATATGCCGCACTGGGCTTTGATTCCGTCATGCTTTTAGCAGCCACTGCGAAAAGGCACGGCTCAACGTCAACGGCAATCCGTAACGGACTGCCGCTTATCAAAGATTTCGAAGGAGTCTGTGGAAAGATTTCTTTTCAGGAAAATGGTGCGGAAAAACCGCTCTACATCATGCAGGTGGAGTCTGGACAGAAATCCATGGCGACCAGTTTGGACTAATACAAATAAGTTCAGGAAGATAAGCATATATCTAGAAAGACATAATCTCCTCTATCCATTATGAAAAATAAATGAGATTGCAGTACCTGTCTCCGCAGAGGTTTCCATTTCAATTTTACCAAGCTGGGCTTCCATCAGCAACCGGGCACTGTAACTCCCAAGCCCAAGACCATTTTTCTTACCTGAAGTTGAATACTTCTCAAAAAAAACCTCGTGTATTTCAGCAGGAACACTCCCGAAATTATGAATTTTCACAACAGGAACATCACCACCAAAAATAGAAACCGTGACCTGCTCACCACTTGGTGAAGCTTCTAAAGCATTCTTTAAAATATTGGAAAACATGGACTGACAAAAGTCATCCCTTCCTTTAACCAGTAAAGGATCATCCCCTTCCTGTATCTGCTCATCATCGAACTGCAATATGATTTTAATATCATTTGCAGCGGCAAAACGTTCATACTCCCGGACAATTTTCAACAAAATAAATTTAATATCTATCACTTCCGGAACATACCTATATGTTCCAGTTTCAATCTGATAGAGGTTCAATGAAGAATTAATCTGGTTCAGCATTCGCATCCCAGCCTCCTCAATCATTTTGAGACACTGGACCTGCTCTTCATTAAGCCCGCCTTCCTCAGCAATAATCACAGGAAGATTGATGATACCGTTCAAGGGAGCTTTGAGATCATGGCGCATTATTCTATCCACATCTTCCCGGAGATTTTCCAGATCCTTACGGCCTGAAATATCCTCCAAAGTCCAGATAATACCTTTTTCAAGCTCAGGCGGTGCCACTCCGCGCCCTGTGACACTACCCCAGACAACACTTCCGTCCTTATGCCTGAGCTGCAATTCACGTTGAACAATTTTCCCCTCTTCAAGAGGGCTTTTGACTGACTTCCAAAAATCAGCAAAAATCTTTTCAGAAAGATATAACTTTTTAGTACTCTCACCCTGAAGTTCATCAAGCTGATACCCTACCACCTCACAAAACCGAGAATTTACCCTGTGAACGACCCTTAACGATTTCATATAGGCGATACCGATGGCACTGTTTTCGAAGAGTGCCTCAAATTCGGAAAGAGAGTGCTCGAGTTCCAAGTCTTTACGCCGTTTAGAAGCTGTAATTACAACCATGAGCCACAACACCGGAATATATATTACCGTCGCCAGTACATATGGCAAAGTAGATTGTTTCCAAACTTCACCGGAAGAGACATGCGTTACCAGCTTCCATTTCCGCACTTTATAAGACTCAGCACCAGCGACAGTTTCGCCATTTTCTTGGGGTGAAAGAACTATTGTCTTAAAAGTAAACAGCCCATCATCGGTAAGAAACTGCCCGGACTCATTTTCATAAATACGTGCCCAAATTCCAGGATACAAATCTTCAAACGAACACTGCTTCCTGTCTGGAAACATAAAAGACCAGTTGCAATCTTCAGAACCACCCAAAAGCCACTGCCCGGCTTGATTCAAGAACATAAGTTTACCGCGCGAACCACAGGAAACATGATCCAAATTCACCAATGTATTCTGAGCAAGAAAATTCACAACCAGCACACCGGTCTTGTTTCCATCAGCATCAAAAAGAGGGGCAGCAGCACGCATCATGGGCTTGAAAGGCTCTTCAACCTTTCCCTTCTCAACATTCAGATCAAATGGCGAAACATAAAACTGTTCGGGACCAAGCCTGATTGCCTCTTTGAAATAATACCTTTCAGACTTATCCTGAAGATCACTCCCTTCAACAAAATATGCGCCGTCATCTCCGTAGTTAACCCTCACGACCTCCATTCCGCCTGTATCAAGAATTCTAATCTGATCAAATCGGCCGGAAACATTTGAAAAATGGCGAAATTCATCTTTAAGAATAGAAAAAGAGACTTCCTTTTGCTCTTCATCAAGCTTATGCAAAGAGTCATGCCCCATCAAAAAACGTAAGCCGGAAATCATCTTGTTCATTTCCAGTTCGGTACTGACCGCTGTAGACCGGACAAAAGAAGACTCAACATTGCGAAGCAATTCCATATGTGTTGCGGACTCCCGGTAAGCACTGCCGAACGCAGCGATTCCGAGAATAAGAGCAATAGGAAAAATAGGGCTCAATACCCAGGTACGGCAAAATGTTTTACATTCAATCATCAAAGGTCTTCTCCGCTAAAAACAGAGTGAAATAAAAGATTACTCATTCTAGCACCCGAACAACTCTGCTACAAACAATTTTCCTGTTTTTATGACACAAGCTATTTATCCTGTTCTACGTCCTGCTACCCCTCACTTTCGTCTTCATCCAAACTGTGCCGCACGGCCCGCACGAGAAAAAATATCAGCGCAGCCGCAACAGCCAGCACCCCAAGCATTTCCCAGTTAACGGTCCCCATACGCACCCCGGAAGAAAGCAAGTGCCCTCCGGCTGTCAGAAATACAGTTTCAGGAATCAGGCAAACCACACTCATGATCAAAAATGGCAAAAAACGCACTCCTGTAGCCGCCCAGAGGTAATTAGCCACTGAATATGGAACCACGGGGACAATCCTGCTCAAAGCCAGGACTTTGAGCGGATGTTTGCGGCTGAGCATCTCCATTTTCATAAAATTAGGATCAGTGCGAAACTTCTTAAACACTCGCCCCCGCAACACAAACCGGCCCAGAAAAAAAGATATGGACGATCCCACTGCCATGCTCAGCAGACACATACCAGTTCCCTTGACCGCGCCGAAAAGAACCCCGGCCACAACAGTAAAAAGGGTCTGGGGAATAACCAGCACCATGCCCACAACATTTATGGCGACAAACAAAAACGGGGCTAAATTTCCACTAGCCTCAATCCATGCTGTCAGACCGGATAGATGCCCTTGCCCATAATGCTCAGCTGCAAATGAAAGCACACCGACGGCCAACGCAACCATTATTCCATGCAGAAATATTTTTTTTGAATGCATATTTTCCCACTTCACTTGATGCTTTAAATATCATACCGTCACGGTCGGTTGTTCGCGTGACATCCATTAAAGATAAGGATAACAAACGCTGACCGACTCAAAGTTTAATTACTGAAAAATTTTAGTTCAGAAAACAATAATCAGGGGAAAATATGCGCTACGAACTTAAACTCATGGACACACTTTCCGGAACCGGATGCTTTGCCGCGTTCCCCGGTCCCAACCTGAGCTTCTCCGAAGTACTGGCCCACTTGGAAACACATCCGCATGACGAATTCATGCATCGTCATATGCTTGAAATGCTCGGAAAACACCGCACCCGCAAGATCCAGAAGCTGATCAAGGAAATCAAGGGCGACCCTAAAAAGAAAGTACTCGCCGCGCTTATCTACGAAGCTGTCATCACTCACCCCCGCCTCGCCTCCCTGCGTACCGAGGTGCAAGCAACCTTTGACGCTGAAGAGCTCAAGGAATTCAGTCCGACCCTGCATCTGCGTTCCCACCTGCTGGCTGACCAGCCGTTGCACAACAAATGGACCTGTATTTTCTCCGACAACATGGAAATGCATGAATGCCTGCCCACAATGGAAGAAGCGGGAATTGAGCCACTCTACAGCAAAGAAGACCTGCCATCCAAAGATTTCACCACCGCCTCCACTATTCGTGAAAAGCTGGAAGCTGAAAACAACCTGCCCCCGGCCAAAGAACGCGCCCCTATTGAGGAAGTAACAGCCAACGCCAACAAGAAACTTGAAGCTGTAGACGTATTCATGGGCCCCCAGATGCGCCAAAAGGGATGCCTCAGCCCCTTTGCAGTACTCCATCATTGGATGGTTGAAAACCGCACTGACAACGGAAGCCTGAGTAACTCCCTGCGCGCCATGCAGACCAGTTATGGACGTGGATTCACCTTTGAGCAGGCCTGTGTCTCCTGTGCCATGGAAGTAGCCGAAAGGGTTAGTTCCTATGCCAGTATCGGCAAATCCGGGATTGCGAACCGCACTGCCACACTGCCCGTAATTAAAGGATCATACGAAGAAATTTCCAAGGAAGGACCGGCAATCAACCCGGACGATCTCGGGCTTGAAACTCCGTACGAGAATCAGCAATTATGGTGGATGCCGGCGGAAAAATTTGACGGGAAAAAACATGTACAGGCACAAGTTCCGGTGCAGCACGTTTTCCTGTTCTGCAACCTTGATGAACAGAACCTGTTCAGCGGCCTCAGCTCCACCGGACTTGCTTCCGGCAACACCATGGCTGAAGCGCGCCTCAGCGGACTGCTGGAAGTTCTGGAACGTGACAGCGATTCCACCATCCCCTTTGATAAGGAAAAATGCTTCACCATTAAAACCGATGATGAAGAAGTACAGAAGCATCTCAATGCGCTGGAACAAAGCGGAATCAAGGTCTGGTTTCAAGATATGACCTCCGAACTTGGCGTTCCCTGTTACACCGCCTTTGCAATGGGCAAGCACGGAGACATCAACAATGGCGGCGGCTGTTCGCTTTCCGGCAAACGCGCTCTACTCTCAGCACTGACCGAAATTCCTTACCCCCTCCCCGGACCTCCAACTGCCGAAGTGCCCGAAGGACTTCCGGTCCGCAAACTGGAAGATCTTCCCGACCTGAGTACTGGAAGCGCGGAAGGTGATGTGATGGTCATTGAAAACACACTGACTGCCAACGGCTTCGCCCCATACTACGTGGACCTGACCCGTAAGGATCTCGAAATCCCGGTAACAAGGGCAATCATACCCGGCCTAGAAATTGTTTCAGACCTCGACAAGTTCTCGAGAATCAGCAAAAGACTGTACCGGAACTATCTCGACATGAAAAATCTTTTGTAATAAGCTGCCTACAGGCTTGACTACGCGATAGAGTCAGTATATCAAGCATTACTTCGTGCCGGGATGGTGGAATTGGTAGACACCCGAGACTTAAAATCTCGTAATCCTTGGATTGTGCGGGTTCAAGTCCCGCTCCCGGTACCAGATAAAAAATTAAAGGTTTACATGCAAATATAATTTTGTATGTAAACCTTTTCTCTTTTGTAACTAGCGATATTAAACTGAACAAAAAAATCAGCAATCTTCCTTCAAGCCAAAACTAATCATCCGGAAACTCCTCCCGGACAGCAAAAATTTCAGAAAGACAATTCAGAAAGACATTAACCACTCTGGGGTCGAAGTGCTTACCCGATTCTTTTTTAATATATTCTACCGCCTCATCCATGGGACATGCTGTTTTATAAGGGCGAGCAGAGGTCAAGGCATCAAAAACATCGCTTATTGCAGTTATGCGGGCGAAAATAGGAATGACATCTCCCTTTAATCCCTCTGGGTAGCCCTGCCCGTCCCATCTTTCATGATGATATCTGGCAATCTGGGAAGCAGCCCAGATAACTTCCGAGGGATGATCACCCATAATTTCCCCGCCTACGGCTGAATGGGATTTCATGATCTCCCACTCTTCTGGGGTCAACGGTCCTGGTTTAAGTAAAATGGAATCAGGTATGGCGATCTTGCCCACATCATGCATGGGACTGGCGTAAAGTATAATCTCGCAAGCCTCGTCATCAAACCCCATTCCACGGGCAATAATCTCCGCCACCTTACTCACCCGCATAACGTGTGCCCCGGTCTGATTATCCCGAAATTCCCCGGCCCGCCCCAGTCTTTGTACAACCTCAAGCTGAGTTTCGCGGATAGCCTTTGTCCTGCGCCGGACCTCAGCCTCAAGTATATCCCCGCGCTCTACCTGCTGCTTGTAGTAATACCGGCTCTCCAGCATATTTTTGATCCGTAATAGAACTTCCCAGAACTGAAAGGGCTTAGTCAAAAAATCGGTTGCTCCGGCCTCAAGAGCTTCCTGCCGAGTCTTCTCATCAGTCTGCGCTGTAAGCACAAGAACAGGCAAAAATTCATCCTTAATCTGTTCTTTCAAAGCCTCTAGAACCTCTATTCCACTCATATGCGGCATCCTGATATCCAGCAGGATCAAATCAAAATGCTCTTCAGCGTTAAGGGGAACCACAGTCCGTGGATCGGCGGTAGAAGTGTAATTTTCATACCCCTTGCGCTCAAGTATATTCTCCAGCAACACAATATTCGTAGGATTGTCATCAACAATCAATATGCTGGAATCAAGTAATGTTTTCTCATCAATCATCTATTTTTCCTTACTTTCCATCAAAATCTGCCGTAATCCCTCAAGAGTTACAGGCAAGTCCAGAACAACATCAGCTCCATGAGAACTACCGCTACCCAGCAGAGCAATAAACGGAGCCCATTCCCCTGAACCTTGCTCACGAATTTCTGCAATTATTCCTTCAACAAATTCCCCGGCCAATTCTTCACTGACAATCACCACATCCGGGCGAAGTAAAGAAACTGCCCGCATCCCTTTTGCGATTGTTTTGCGAACAATGAGCGCGCAGCCCCCCCAACCGGAAACAAGCCCCCGGAACTCTTCAAGAGTGGCGGTATCGTCTTCAATGAACAAAATCGTAGGTAAATCATCTTCAGAATCAATAACATCAGGCTCAAAGACAATATCATCAATCCCGGCAACAAGAACAGGAATTGTAACTGTAAAAGTAGTACCCCTGCCTTCAAGGCTGGAAAAAATAATACTTCCACCCATGGCTTCAATCAACTGCCGGGAAATTGCCAGCCCTATACCGGTTCCCTCAATTTCAAATTCCTTATCCGAAAAGCGACTGAACGGCTTAAAAAGATCCTCGTGCCTGCTTTCCGGAATACCAATCCCGGTATCAGCAACTGCCAACAGGACCTCATTACCACGGACAACACCGGAGATTTCGACCTTTCCCCCCTCATGGTTATATTTAATCCCATTAGAAAGAAGATTAATTAAAACCTGCTTAAACCGAGTCCTGTCGACATTAAGTTCAGGCAAATCTTCCACACTGGAGTCGACATGTATTGCCACTCCGCACTCCAAGGCCTGCTGCTCCAGAAGCACAGTCGACTCTTGAATAATCTCACCCGCAGTAACAGGCTCAAGACAGATTGCAATATTGCCGGACTCAATCATCGAAAAATCGAGGACTTCAGTTATCATCTTCAACAAATGCTGCCCGGCAGCAGCGATATGCTTTACATGGGAACGTATCTTGCTGGTAACTTCATCATCCTCGCAGCTCAACACTATATCAGAAAATCCGACAATAGCATTAAGCGGAGTCCTCAATTCATGACTCATGCGGGAAAGGAACTCGGTTTTTGCCTTGCTTACGGAATCTGCAGACTTGAGCGCATTTTTAAGCTGTTCTTCAGCCGAAATCCGATCTGTGACATCCACAAAACTCTCCAATAGAAAACTATCTCCGCCTCTTTTAAACGGCACAACGGTTTTCAAAACAGATTTCCCGTTGGCAAGCCTGCGCACGGCATGGTCAATTCCCTGTCCAAGATCAGTAACCGGGCATTTACCAACTTCTGCCGGACATATATATTTATGACATACCGCTCCCAAAGCATCTTCCCTGTTCACGCCGATAATCCGGGCTGCGGTCTCGTTCATATCCACAATCGTGTGGGTGCTGGACGCAATAACTACAACCCCGGCCTGTACTCCCTGCAAAACAGCATTGGTATAGTCCTGCTGATCCTTGAGCCGTTTTTCCATTTCAATTCGCTGGCTGATATCCATAAAAGCCTCAAGAATAAGCCGCTCCCCGGAAAGAGTGATATATGCAGCATTCTTTAAGACCGTTATCTTACGACCTGTGGCGGTTTTGATCTCCACTTCATTGACATAAGGACCTTCAAATTCACAAATAAACGGACAGGAGTCTTCAGACGAAAGGCAAAAAACTTTATCGCAACGGGTTCCCAGCACCTTATCCACAGAATCTGCCTCAAAAAGACGCAATGCCTCAGAGTTGACTTTAATAACTTCCCTGCGTTCATTGACAATAGCCATCCCCACAGGAATTGAATCAAGGATGGTTTCAATAGCCAACTTAGCCTCTTCAAGGTTGCGGGACTTTGCTTCACGATCATCCAGAATAGACCGGATATTAAAAAGAATCCTAAAAAAGAGAAACAAACAAACCGGAAGGGTAAAAGCCAGCACAGCAATCCTTGTGCTGTTCATCCTGCTTGAGGCCTGCTTTTTTAATAAATCAAGACGCTCTATTTCAATCTGAGTTTCATGGAAAATCTTACTGGATGATTCTCTGGCCCGGAGAATGAGCGCGGCAATCTGCATAGCCCTGAAATCCAGCGCATCATGAACTTTTTCATGTAAAGGCTGCTCTTTCTCACTCAGCATTTTCCGCAAGGCGGAATAAATGCCGGCAATTGCCTCTTCCAGCTCAAAGACCTTGGGATTAAGATCAATAACCTCCATGGCATATCCGGCCCCTTTCTCCCTGTGAAAAGTAATCTGCTCATCAACTTTGTCTTTATCATAAAAATTAGCCGGAAAACTGTTCTTAAAAGTGCCTCCGCTTTGAAGGACAGTCAGAGTATCACCAAGCTTGCTCAGGCTATGGTTGATATCAGAATTAATAACTTCAACCTTACGCAGATCGGTTGTATCCAGCATCCTCGCCACTCCAAGCTCGATCATAAGCAGGCGATGCATAATCGCCTTACCCAGCTCGGACCGGGCCTGCTGATTACTAATTTCGCGATCATAACGGTCCAGAGTATTCAACTGTACCCGGTCCACCACAAAAATAACCGCAAAAGCCATAAAAAAGATTAGGCAAAGCAGAAGCACTTTGAAAGTAATTTGCTCTTTCAACAAGCCGGAGAGCTTCTTATTTAACATCATATAATCCGTATTTATTAAATATTGCCCGTCCTTCGGTACTGGACGCATACTCCATAAAAACTTTGGAAATATCAGGGTAACGGGAAAATCTAAGCAGCCCGATTATCAATTTCTTTTTCCCGGCATATTCACCGCTGATCGGCAGAACGCTTATACTCTCCCTGTTTTCAGGCCAGATGGATGTCGCGTACCAATTAATAACCAAGTCCGCCTCATCATCTTTAATGACCCGGACAAGATCCTTGGAATCGGTTGTCATCATCTGCACATTTTCAGCAACCTCGGTGAAGATACCCTTTTTAGCCAAAATCTTCTTGGTTTCCCTTCCGATACTGCCGCTTTCAGGATTACCGATAACAACATAAAAATTGCTATCCGCCATACTGTCCAGAGTATCCGGAATATTTCTGGGGTTACCTTTTTTGACCATCATTGCTGCCTTGTTAAATCCCACATGTACAGTATCCGTAACCAGTCCCTGCTCAAGTGCCGCCTGAATATATGAACCTGAACCCGGCAGATATAGATCCCCCATCATATTAGCTTTAATGGATTTCAAGAGATTTCCGGACCCGCCCTTAGTGATCAGCACCTTACAGTCGTATTTTTCTTCAATAATCCCCGCAATCTCAGTCATGGGTTTGATCATGGTGATACCACAATAAACCAGCAACTCTTTTTCCTGTTCAACTCCCTGCTCCTGACATCCGGGCAGAAGCAGCAAAGCCAGAAAAAAAACTGTCAGGACGTAAAACTTGTTTTTATTCTCTATTAAATAAAATATCTTCATTATTTTCCCTGATTAAACTTAATGGGACTCAAAAAAAACATGCCATATCCTTTCAAAAAACTGAATCAAATATTGTGATTCTTCACGACACATGTATAATTATAAAAGTTGTTTTTTTATTCGACAACTAACCAGGCTTTATAAATCATACATGAAAAAAAATATTCCTCTTTATATCAATATATTGACCATCTTCACAACACTGATCAGTGCAATAGTCCTTTGTGTCGTTGTCTATGGCTATGTGCAGAATTCCCGTATCGCATTATTCTCAGCTGAACAGCTGGTAAAACAGACCGGGGCAGGCAGGCGGTTATGAATATCTTATTCGGACTTTCCGCATAGAAAACCGATACATAAAAATGCCCGTAAAGGGAGTGGAAGAAAACACAATTGCAGCCGAGCTCGCGGCGGCACGGGCCAACGGAACCGGACCGGGTATGATCAGTTGTTCTTTGAATCTTATGATATATTTCAGTAAAAAAGGATGGATTAGTGCTGTGCGACTGAAAAAGTTATGGACCATGTGGGCAAAGAGAAATTCTTCTCCGGACCGCTGGGAAAATAAGTAAAAACTAGGAGCCCCCCCCGAGAGAATCAAGAGCATTCATAAGCTCCAGCCTGACCTTCTCGCGGTCCTGCCCTGACAATTTTTCCTGATTAAGGAAAAAATTGAAACCATCACAACTCTGCCGGAAAACTTTTTCCCCTGCACAGCTGTCGTCATTAACATTCAGTACTGAAAAAGGTTTAACCTCACGCCTGATACCCTTGACCCGGATAGGCTCACGCTCTTCAGTCTCCACCAGATCCTTCACCAGAGCATAAGTTTCATACGACATCAGGATTCCACCGGGGTCACAACTGGACTCCAAACGAGCAGCGAGATTCACCTCTCCGCCGATAATGGTATAATCCATACGGTCTTCACTGCCGAAATTG
This Desulfovibrio sp. JC022 DNA region includes the following protein-coding sequences:
- a CDS encoding HD domain-containing phosphohydrolase; translated protein: MIDEKTLLDSSILIVDDNPTNIVLLENILERKGYENYTSTADPRTVVPLNAEEHFDLILLDIRMPHMSGIEVLEALKEQIKDEFLPVLVLTAQTDEKTRQEALEAGATDFLTKPFQFWEVLLRIKNMLESRYYYKQQVERGDILEAEVRRRTKAIRETQLEVVQRLGRAGEFRDNQTGAHVMRVSKVAEIIARGMGFDDEACEIILYASPMHDVGKIAIPDSILLKPGPLTPEEWEIMKSHSAVGGEIMGDHPSEVIWAASQIARYHHERWDGQGYPEGLKGDVIPIFARITAISDVFDALTSARPYKTACPMDEAVEYIKKESGKHFDPRVVNVFLNCLSEIFAVREEFPDD
- a CDS encoding substrate-binding domain-containing protein, translating into MKIFYLIENKNKFYVLTVFFLALLLLPGCQEQGVEQEKELLVYCGITMIKPMTEIAGIIEEKYDCKVLITKGGSGNLLKSIKANMMGDLYLPGSGSYIQAALEQGLVTDTVHVGFNKAAMMVKKGNPRNIPDTLDSMADSNFYVVIGNPESGSIGRETKKILAKKGIFTEVAENVQMMTTDSKDLVRVIKDDEADLVINWYATSIWPENRESISVLPISGEYAGKKKLIIGLLRFSRYPDISKVFMEYASSTEGRAIFNKYGLYDVK
- a CDS encoding ATP-binding protein, translated to MLNKKLSGLLKEQITFKVLLLCLIFFMAFAVIFVVDRVQLNTLDRYDREISNQQARSELGKAIMHRLLMIELGVARMLDTTDLRKVEVINSDINHSLSKLGDTLTVLQSGGTFKNSFPANFYDKDKVDEQITFHREKGAGYAMEVIDLNPKVFELEEAIAGIYSALRKMLSEKEQPLHEKVHDALDFRAMQIAALILRARESSSKIFHETQIEIERLDLLKKQASSRMNSTRIAVLAFTLPVCLFLFFRILFNIRSILDDREAKSRNLEEAKLAIETILDSIPVGMAIVNERREVIKVNSEALRLFEADSVDKVLGTRCDKVFCLSSEDSCPFICEFEGPYVNEVEIKTATGRKITVLKNAAYITLSGERLILEAFMDISQRIEMEKRLKDQQDYTNAVLQGVQAGVVVIASSTHTIVDMNETAARIIGVNREDALGAVCHKYICPAEVGKCPVTDLGQGIDHAVRRLANGKSVLKTVVPFKRGGDSFLLESFVDVTDRISAEEQLKNALKSADSVSKAKTEFLSRMSHELRTPLNAIVGFSDIVLSCEDDEVTSKIRSHVKHIAAAGQHLLKMITEVLDFSMIESGNIAICLEPVTAGEIIQESTVLLEQQALECGVAIHVDSSVEDLPELNVDRTRFKQVLINLLSNGIKYNHEGGKVEISGVVRGNEVLLAVADTGIGIPESRHEDLFKPFSRFSDKEFEIEGTGIGLAISRQLIEAMGGSIIFSSLEGRGTTFTVTIPVLVAGIDDIVFEPDVIDSEDDLPTILFIEDDTATLEEFRGLVSGWGGCALIVRKTIAKGMRAVSLLRPDVVIVSEELAGEFVEGIIAEIREQGSGEWAPFIALLGSGSSHGADVVLDLPVTLEGLRQILMESKEK